AAGCCCGATGCCCAGCCGCCTGGTTGGGCCTTTGGCGCGGCCTGGGCCGTGCTCTATGTCATGATCGGCTTTGCTGTGTCGCTGGTGCTGAATGCACGCAATGCGCCGATGCGCTGGGTCGCGGTCGGCTTCTGGGTTGCACAACTGGCGCTCAACCTGTTCTGGTCGCTCTATTTTTTCGGCATGCACCAGGTAACGAGCGCGTTTTACCTGCTGCTGGCGATCTTCGTGCTGGCGATGATCACGACGCTGATGTTCGGGCGAATCCGGGCGCTGGCGGCGTGGCTTATGGTGCCCTATCTCGCCTGGCTTTGCTTTGCTTCGATCCTCAACAAGCAGATTGACACGCTCAATCCCGATGCCGAAACGCTGATCGTTCCAGCCAGTCAGAGCGGTGGTGCGTTGCCGCCATCACAATCATTGCCACCGCCGCAATAACCAACCGGCTCACCCGTCAATATGGCTTGTTTCAAACGCTGACCTGCCCATATAATGACGAGATCAATCGAATGACGGAAGACCGATCCCATGCAGAGTGACAACAAGCTATTCGCCGATTTCGCCCGTATCATGAACGGTGCGGCTGGCACATTTGCCGGCATGGGGCGTGAGGCCAGTGAAGGCGCGCGCGAGCGGGCGAAACAGTGGTTTGCCGGCATGGACTTTGTCAGTCGCGAGGAATTCGACGCGGTCAAGCAGATGGCGGCAACCGCTCGCGAAGAGGCCGAAGCGCTGAAGCAACGCGTCGCCGAACTGGAGGCTGCCGCCAAGCCCAAGGCTGCCCGCCGCAGCACCGCGGCAAAAAAGAGCGATAGCTGAACCGTTTAGCGTATAAACAGCCCCAGCTTTTCAACAGCCTTTCAACAGCCTTTTCCAGTTGTCCCCGGCGAAATTGCCGGACGGCTTGCCTTTGTGTCCTATCCCGGCGCATGGTTAAGCCATGATTAGGCCAAGGCCCCAATGTGTCGTCACACTCCCCAATTGGATGACCTTATGATGATTTCCGACCAGATCGACCTCGACAGCCAGGAAGCCCCGCCAATGGAGATGCTGGTCGCGCTGTTCGAGGCGCGCGGTTGGCCGACCGAGCGCGATGGCGATGATGAAATCGCGGCGGAGATAAAGGGCGACTGGACGCGCTATTCGCTGCGTGCGATCTGGCGCGAGGAAGACAATGTGTTGCAGCTGTTGCTGCTCCCCGAACTCAAGATCGCCGATGACAAGCGGCAAGCGATTTATGAGGCGCTGGGGCTGATCAACGAGCAGCTGTGGCTCGGCCATTTCGATCTCTGGTCGAATAACGGCATGCTGCTCTATCGCCATGGCCTGATGCTCGGCGATGACGGCCTGCTCGAGCTGGAACAGGCACAGACGCTGGTCGAAACCGCGCTCAGCGAATTTGACCGTTTCTACCCGGTGTTTCAGTTCATTCTCTGGGGTGATAAGAGCCCGCAGGAAGCGCTCGCCAATGCACTGATTGATACCATGGGCGAAGCGTAAACAGCTTCCGGATTTCGCTGTATCGGAGGTATGCATGCCCTTTACCGACCCGTTCCCCCGCTCAATCGGATTCATCGGCTGCGGCAATATGGCCGGGGCGATGCTGCGCGGCTGGCTCGATGCCGGGCTGCCGAAACAGCGGGTGACGCTCATCAGCCCGAACCGCGATTACGGGCCGGGCGATATTGCGGTGCATCGGCAATGGCCCGATGACACACCACTACCCGAATGGTTGCTTTTGGGCGTCAAGCCGCAGAAACTTGGCGAAGTCGCCGACTGGGTCCGGGCGCTGGCCGGGCGGGATACGGTGGTTCTCTCGATCCTCGCCGGAGTAAAGCATGCGGCGCTTGCGGCGCGTTTCCCAGAGGCAAGAGCAGTGGTTAGGGTGATGCCCAATATGGCAGTGGGCATCGGCAAATCGGTCAGCACCGGCTTTATCGGCAATGGCGATGACGATGCCATTCGTGCCCAGGTGGCGGTGATGATGCGGTATCTCGGCCAATTCAACTGGCTCGGTCAGGAGAGCGATATGCACGCTGCCACTGCGCTGGCGGGATCGGGTCCGGCCTTTCTGTTCCGCTTTATCGATGCCCTCAGCCAGGGCGCCGAGGCGGCAGGCATCGCTCCGGAAAAGGCGCAGCGCATGGCGCTGGCAATGGTCGAGGGAGCGGCGCAGCTTGCGGCGGGCTCGGAATATGATCCGGGCATGCTGGCGGACCAGGTCGCCAGCCCTGGCGGGGTGACCCGCGCTGGGCTGAATATACTCGATCAGGACGAG
Above is a genomic segment from Pseudomonadota bacterium containing:
- a CDS encoding YbjN domain-containing protein — encoded protein: MMISDQIDLDSQEAPPMEMLVALFEARGWPTERDGDDEIAAEIKGDWTRYSLRAIWREEDNVLQLLLLPELKIADDKRQAIYEALGLINEQLWLGHFDLWSNNGMLLYRHGLMLGDDGLLELEQAQTLVETALSEFDRFYPVFQFILWGDKSPQEALANALIDTMGEA
- a CDS encoding accessory factor UbiK family protein codes for the protein MQSDNKLFADFARIMNGAAGTFAGMGREASEGARERAKQWFAGMDFVSREEFDAVKQMAATAREEAEALKQRVAELEAAAKPKAARRSTAAKKSDS
- the proC gene encoding pyrroline-5-carboxylate reductase, with the translated sequence MPFTDPFPRSIGFIGCGNMAGAMLRGWLDAGLPKQRVTLISPNRDYGPGDIAVHRQWPDDTPLPEWLLLGVKPQKLGEVADWVRALAGRDTVVLSILAGVKHAALAARFPEARAVVRVMPNMAVGIGKSVSTGFIGNGDDDAIRAQVAVMMRYLGQFNWLGQESDMHAATALAGSGPAFLFRFIDALSQGAEAAGIAPEKAQRMALAMVEGAAQLAAGSEYDPGMLADQVASPGGVTRAGLNILDQDEALVRLVTQTLAAATARDEEMAREFC
- a CDS encoding TspO/MBR family protein, with translation MNELASPGQLRMAFWRWALFIVPLTALLGFASAQIAGTGEDNPWFAALVKPDAQPPGWAFGAAWAVLYVMIGFAVSLVLNARNAPMRWVAVGFWVAQLALNLFWSLYFFGMHQVTSAFYLLLAIFVLAMITTLMFGRIRALAAWLMVPYLAWLCFASILNKQIDTLNPDAETLIVPASQSGGALPPSQSLPPPQ